From a single Candidatus Eisenbacteria bacterium genomic region:
- the istA gene encoding IS21 family transposase, which translates to MIPPELRARIRRFFFVEHWRIGTIATELGVHPDTVRRAIESERFNGTVPKLRCTLLDPYRAFIADVLERHPRLRSTRLFEMIRDRGYQGSAVQLRRYVRTVRPRPREAYLRLQTLPGEQGQVDWANFGKIRVGNASRNLSCFVLVLSWSRAMYARFALDQTLESFLRGHLEAFRTMGGVPRSLLYDNLKCVVLERVGDHIHFHPRLLDLAGHYHFAPKPCAVFRGNEKGRVERAIQYLRTSFFAARPFHSVTDLNVQLAAWIASTAHARKVPGDPTGRLVADALDEERARLLPLPEHDLECDHLRPIASGKTPYLRFDGNDYSIPHDRLRKVLTLIASEHLVRILDGTEEIARHTRSYDRGEVIEDPAHLAALAREKRHAHELRGRDLLRTTCPRADAFIDALALRGEPLAGHTSRLLKLLDRYGSAELDASIDEAISRGAISAVSVAHILDRRARSRHEAPPLDVVLPDDPRVRDLRVTPHSLSNYDNLCSYHETEENPHEHTD; encoded by the coding sequence ATGATCCCCCCGGAGTTGCGCGCCCGCATCCGTCGCTTCTTCTTCGTCGAGCATTGGCGGATCGGCACCATCGCGACCGAACTCGGAGTCCACCCTGATACCGTACGCCGAGCCATCGAGAGCGAACGCTTCAACGGCACCGTGCCCAAGCTCCGCTGCACCTTGCTCGATCCCTACAGAGCCTTCATCGCCGACGTGCTGGAGCGCCATCCCCGGCTTCGCTCCACTCGCTTGTTCGAGATGATCCGAGACCGTGGCTACCAGGGCTCCGCCGTCCAACTGCGCCGCTACGTGCGTACCGTACGCCCCCGCCCAAGGGAGGCCTACCTGCGGCTGCAAACGCTACCAGGGGAGCAGGGCCAAGTTGACTGGGCCAACTTCGGCAAGATCCGTGTGGGCAACGCCAGCCGCAACCTCTCCTGCTTCGTGCTCGTTCTCTCCTGGTCCCGGGCCATGTATGCGCGCTTCGCTCTCGACCAGACCCTGGAGAGCTTCCTGCGCGGACACCTCGAGGCCTTCCGCACCATGGGTGGTGTTCCTAGATCTCTCCTCTATGACAACCTCAAGTGCGTCGTGCTCGAGCGCGTGGGGGATCACATCCACTTCCATCCTCGTCTCCTCGATCTGGCCGGCCATTACCACTTCGCGCCCAAGCCCTGCGCGGTCTTCCGAGGAAACGAGAAGGGACGTGTCGAAAGAGCGATCCAGTACTTACGCACCTCGTTCTTCGCCGCTCGGCCTTTCCACTCCGTGACCGACCTCAACGTGCAGCTCGCGGCCTGGATCGCCTCCACCGCCCACGCCCGCAAGGTCCCCGGAGATCCGACCGGCCGACTCGTCGCCGACGCTCTGGATGAGGAACGCGCTCGCCTGCTCCCGCTGCCCGAGCACGACCTCGAGTGCGACCACCTCCGCCCCATCGCCTCCGGCAAGACTCCCTACCTTCGCTTTGACGGAAACGACTACTCCATCCCGCATGACCGCCTTCGAAAGGTCCTGACCCTGATCGCCTCCGAGCACCTGGTCCGTATCCTCGACGGCACCGAGGAGATCGCCCGGCATACCCGCAGTTACGATCGCGGAGAAGTGATCGAAGATCCCGCCCACCTCGCGGCCCTGGCTCGGGAGAAGCGTCACGCCCATGAACTGCGCGGCCGCGATCTGCTGCGAACGACGTGCCCTCGTGCCGACGCCTTCATTGACGCCCTGGCCCTGCGCGGAGAACCTCTGGCCGGTCATACCTCCCGCCTGCTCAAGCTGCTCGACCGTTATGGGTCGGCCGAACTCGATGCTTCCATCGACGAAGCCATCTCTCGCGGCGCCATATCCGCGGTCTCGGTCGCCCACATCCTCGATCGGCGCGCCCGATCTCGACACGAAGCCCCGCCCCTGGACGTCGTCCTCCCCGACGACCCCCGGGTCCGCGATCTCCGTGTCACACCCCACTCGCTCTCGAACTACGACAACCTCTGCTCCTATCACGAAACCGAGGAGAATCCCCATGAGCACACTGACTGA